In Devosia litorisediminis, one genomic interval encodes:
- a CDS encoding BrnA antitoxin family protein yields the protein MRPPRRTGSALDNAEAAFKAATSKPVETAPKAKIIPEGKEMVSLRLDRAVLEHFQDDGPGWQDRINDALRAAAGLDEV from the coding sequence ATGCGACCACCAAGAAGGACGGGTAGCGCGCTGGACAATGCCGAGGCAGCATTCAAGGCGGCGACGAGTAAGCCGGTCGAGACGGCGCCAAAGGCCAAGATCATTCCCGAAGGCAAGGAAATGGTGTCGCTGCGGCTGGACCGTGCTGTGCTGGAGCATTTCCAGGATGATGGCCCGGGCTGGCAGGACCGCATCAATGACGCACTGCGCGCAGCCGCCGGGCTGGACGAGGTTTAA
- a CDS encoding EF-hand domain-containing protein codes for MDKNGDDSLTLSELELNVPKGASSAQGKSRAEALFSAMDSDSNGSVTSSEKDAFDVQMANRRQTMAFMAQQMSAPSNADIFADTDTDSDGSVSLAELGADDAATSISSEGLQKLFDLIDADGDGSITESESSTFLDSVKAALEDTAGAAGEPTRGGPPPGGPPPGGPPPGGPPPATAEDEETTDGTTTSLLATAQNAYTASAQQTLLEQLTSIFSTSA; via the coding sequence TTGGACAAGAATGGCGATGACAGCCTGACGTTGAGCGAACTTGAGCTCAACGTCCCAAAGGGTGCATCGAGTGCGCAAGGCAAGAGCCGCGCGGAAGCTCTGTTCTCGGCAATGGACTCTGACAGTAACGGTAGTGTCACCAGCAGCGAGAAAGACGCGTTCGATGTCCAGATGGCCAATCGGCGGCAGACCATGGCGTTCATGGCTCAGCAAATGTCAGCGCCATCAAACGCAGATATCTTCGCCGACACCGACACAGATAGTGACGGCTCGGTGAGCCTCGCCGAGTTGGGTGCGGATGATGCTGCCACTTCGATCAGCAGTGAAGGACTGCAGAAGCTGTTCGACCTGATTGATGCAGATGGCGATGGCTCGATCACCGAGAGCGAAAGCTCGACCTTTCTCGATTCCGTCAAAGCCGCGCTAGAAGACACAGCGGGTGCGGCCGGCGAACCAACTCGCGGTGGACCACCGCCGGGTGGCCCTCCTCCAGGCGGGCCGCCGCCCGGTGGGCCACCACCGGCAACCGCAGAAGATGAAGAGACCACGGACGGCACGACGACGAGTTTGTTGGCCACTGCCCAGAATGCCTACACAGCAAGCGCACAACAGACACTGCTCGAACAGTTGACATCCATCTTCAGCACCTCAGCATGA
- the hisG gene encoding ATP phosphoribosyltransferase, giving the protein MTGITLAVPSKGRLEELTRDWFAAKGMTITRPGGARSYLGAIEGMPDVTVRFFPASEIARELIRGNIDVGVTGLDLIHETSETGPASVSIASKLDFGKADCVVAVPESWIDVTHMHDLADVASDFRARHGRWLRIATKYITITRQHFAKAGIAEYRTVESLGATEAAPASGVADIVVDITTTGSTLAANGLRVLEDGVMLRSEACLIVSRTADWSPERRATLEQVLGDIGVSSGL; this is encoded by the coding sequence ATGACCGGCATTACCCTGGCCGTGCCCTCCAAAGGGCGTCTGGAAGAACTGACACGCGACTGGTTTGCCGCCAAAGGCATGACCATTACCCGCCCCGGCGGCGCGCGCTCTTATCTCGGCGCTATCGAGGGCATGCCCGATGTCACCGTGCGCTTCTTTCCAGCCTCTGAAATTGCCCGCGAACTGATCCGCGGCAATATCGATGTCGGCGTCACCGGGCTCGACCTTATTCACGAAACCAGTGAGACCGGCCCGGCCAGCGTGTCGATCGCCAGCAAGCTCGACTTTGGCAAGGCAGACTGCGTTGTCGCTGTCCCTGAGTCCTGGATTGATGTCACCCACATGCACGATCTGGCCGATGTCGCGTCGGACTTCCGCGCCCGCCATGGTCGCTGGCTGCGCATCGCCACCAAGTATATCACCATTACCCGCCAGCATTTTGCCAAGGCCGGCATAGCCGAATATCGCACGGTTGAAAGTCTGGGCGCCACCGAAGCTGCCCCGGCATCAGGGGTTGCCGATATCGTGGTCGACATCACCACCACGGGCTCCACGCTCGCCGCCAATGGTCTGCGTGTGCTTGAAGATGGTGTGATGCTCAGGAGTGAAGCCTGCCTTATCGTTTCGCGAACTGCAGACTGGTCCCCAGAACGTCGCGCCACGCTGGAGCAGGTTCTCGGCGACATCGGCGTGAGTTCTGGCCTCTGA
- a CDS encoding ATP phosphoribosyltransferase regulatory subunit, with protein sequence MSGAALRRANLEALVEAQGATRATPPLLLSADPYFDLAGEEFGRRLLLTTDATGAEHCLRPDFTLPIAQAYIADGVGKPAAFSYLGPIFRQRETGAAEFDQAGIELLAQPDGDVALDQVLTFARAALSIFGVAPQVRLGGVGLFEGLLAQADMPDAWRPRIRNRFGHTEALNRLLTRLEAAPDMPREAQPSREELVEDVTAQMVASGLSLSEGRTPDEIADRYLEQQALDAAHVPPETLKLLRDYLAISGSVLQALTQIEALAAQHKLMLGAPIRALRRHLNGLGEARVSFDASFSPRLDYYTGIVFELTGPSGEILASGGQYDRLLERLGATAPIAASGCSVWVDRLEAEVAS encoded by the coding sequence ATGAGCGGCGCAGCGCTCCGTCGCGCCAATCTTGAGGCACTGGTCGAGGCGCAGGGCGCAACCCGCGCCACGCCGCCGCTCTTGCTCTCGGCCGATCCTTATTTCGATCTGGCAGGTGAAGAGTTCGGGCGTCGGCTGTTGCTGACGACCGATGCGACCGGCGCCGAACATTGTCTGCGCCCCGATTTCACCCTGCCGATTGCCCAGGCCTACATCGCTGATGGTGTCGGCAAGCCGGCAGCCTTCTCCTATCTCGGCCCCATCTTCCGCCAGCGCGAAACCGGCGCAGCCGAATTCGACCAGGCCGGTATCGAGTTGCTGGCCCAGCCCGATGGCGATGTTGCGCTTGATCAGGTGCTGACATTTGCCCGCGCGGCGCTGTCGATTTTTGGTGTCGCGCCGCAGGTTCGTCTGGGTGGCGTTGGCTTGTTCGAGGGCCTGCTGGCCCAGGCCGACATGCCTGACGCCTGGCGTCCACGTATTCGCAACCGCTTCGGTCACACCGAAGCGCTCAATCGGCTGCTGACACGCCTTGAGGCAGCACCCGACATGCCGCGCGAGGCTCAGCCCAGTCGCGAAGAACTGGTCGAAGATGTCACAGCGCAGATGGTGGCGTCGGGTCTCAGCCTTTCCGAAGGTCGTACGCCAGACGAAATCGCTGATCGCTATCTTGAGCAGCAGGCGCTCGACGCGGCGCATGTGCCGCCTGAAACGCTCAAATTGCTGCGTGATTATCTGGCTATTTCCGGCTCCGTGCTGCAGGCACTCACGCAGATTGAGGCACTGGCCGCTCAGCACAAGCTGATGCTTGGTGCCCCCATCCGTGCCCTGCGCCGCCACCTCAATGGCCTGGGCGAAGCCCGGGTAAGCTTTGACGCCAGTTTTTCGCCACGCCTCGATTACTACACCGGTATCGTTTTTGAACTCACCGGTCCCAGCGGCGAAATTCTCGCCTCGGGCGGCCAGTATGATCGTCTGCTAGAACGCCTCGGCGCCACTGCACCCATCGCCGCCTCCGGCTGTTCTGTCTGGGTTGATCGTCTCGAAGCGGAGGTCGCATCATGA
- the hisS gene encoding histidine--tRNA ligase, which yields MTEKAKLIAPRLPRGFEDRTPGDIAAVGTMMDKIKAVYERYGFDPVETPLLELTETLGKFLPDTDRPNAGVFSLQDDDEQWMSLRYDLTAPLARYFAENFETLPKPYRSYRQGYVFRNEKPGPGRFRQFMQFDADTVGSASPEADAEMCMMMADVMDALGLQGQYVVRVNNRKVLDGVLATAGVTSDEQKLTVLRAIDKLDKFGTDGVRLLLGAGRKDESGDFTKGAGLTPDQIEPLLDYVASGEPANGVERGSNAHVVGTINTLAGLIGGSDAGMAGVQELATIFGLVQASGFGDRVMLDPSVVRGLEYYTGPVFEIELTFKVQNEKGQDVVFGSVGGGGRYDGLVSRFRREPVPATGFSIGVSRLASALKLTGNLDAAEPVGPVVVLVMDKDQTAGYQAMVSELRKAGIRAEMFLGNTKNFGKQVAYADKRNAPAVIIEGSQEREQGILQVKDLVAGKQAAAEITDNAEWKAARPGQFEIKREDLVSAIQQLLSEQ from the coding sequence ATGACCGAAAAAGCCAAGCTGATTGCCCCGCGTCTGCCACGCGGTTTTGAAGACCGTACGCCCGGCGACATCGCTGCGGTTGGCACCATGATGGACAAGATCAAGGCGGTCTATGAGCGCTATGGTTTTGATCCCGTCGAAACCCCGCTGCTTGAGCTCACCGAAACCCTCGGCAAATTCCTCCCCGATACCGATCGGCCCAATGCCGGCGTGTTCTCTCTGCAGGACGATGACGAGCAGTGGATGAGCCTGCGCTACGATCTGACAGCGCCGCTGGCCCGGTATTTCGCCGAGAACTTTGAAACCCTGCCCAAGCCCTATCGCTCCTATCGTCAGGGCTATGTGTTCCGTAATGAAAAGCCCGGTCCGGGCCGTTTCCGCCAGTTCATGCAATTTGACGCCGATACGGTCGGCTCCGCCAGCCCCGAGGCCGACGCGGAAATGTGCATGATGATGGCCGACGTCATGGATGCGTTGGGCCTTCAGGGCCAGTACGTCGTGCGGGTCAATAATCGAAAGGTGCTCGACGGCGTCCTCGCCACCGCTGGCGTCACCTCCGACGAGCAGAAACTCACCGTGCTGCGCGCCATCGACAAGCTCGACAAGTTCGGCACCGACGGCGTCAGGCTGCTGCTCGGTGCAGGTCGCAAGGATGAAAGCGGCGACTTCACCAAGGGCGCCGGTCTGACCCCCGACCAGATTGAACCACTGCTCGATTATGTTGCCAGCGGTGAACCCGCTAACGGCGTGGAGCGCGGCAGCAATGCCCATGTTGTGGGCACCATCAACACACTGGCGGGTCTGATTGGTGGTTCTGACGCTGGCATGGCCGGTGTACAGGAATTGGCCACCATCTTCGGTCTGGTCCAGGCCAGCGGCTTTGGTGATCGCGTCATGCTCGACCCATCGGTGGTGCGTGGCCTCGAATACTACACCGGTCCAGTCTTTGAGATCGAACTGACCTTCAAGGTACAGAACGAAAAGGGCCAAGACGTCGTCTTCGGCTCGGTCGGCGGTGGCGGTCGCTATGATGGTCTGGTCTCACGCTTCCGGCGCGAACCCGTTCCAGCCACCGGCTTCTCGATCGGCGTTTCGCGTCTGGCCAGTGCGCTCAAGCTCACCGGTAATCTCGACGCAGCCGAGCCTGTTGGCCCCGTTGTCGTGCTGGTGATGGATAAGGATCAGACCGCGGGCTACCAGGCCATGGTGTCGGAGCTTCGCAAGGCCGGCATTCGCGCCGAAATGTTCCTCGGCAACACCAAGAATTTCGGCAAGCAGGTCGCCTATGCCGATAAGCGCAACGCACCAGCCGTCATTATCGAGGGCAGTCAGGAACGCGAGCAGGGCATTTTGCAGGTCAAAGATCTGGTGGCCGGGAAACAGGCTGCTGCCGAGATCACAGACAATGCTGAATGGAAAGCGGCGCGCCCCGGCCAGTTCGAAATCAAGCGCGAAGACCTCGTCTCCGCCATCCAGCAGCTGCTGAGCGAACAATGA
- the groL gene encoding chaperonin GroEL (60 kDa chaperone family; promotes refolding of misfolded polypeptides especially under stressful conditions; forms two stacked rings of heptamers to form a barrel-shaped 14mer; ends can be capped by GroES; misfolded proteins enter the barrel where they are refolded when GroES binds): protein MAAKEVIFSTDARDKMLRGVNILANAVKVTLGPKGRNVVIEKSFGAPRITKDGVTVAKEIELEDKFENLGAQLLRSVASKTNDIAGDGTTTATVLGQAIVVEGVKAVAAGFNPMDLKRGIDLAVDEVVASLKSSAKKITSSAEVAQVGTISANGEKAIGDMIAEAMQKVGNEGVITVEEAKTAETELDVVEGMQFDRGYLSPYFVTNAEKMTAVLDDPLILLHEKKLGNLQAILPILESVVQSQRPLLIIAEDIEGEALATLVVNRLRGGLKVAAVKAPGFGDRRKAMLEDIAILTGGQVISEDLGIKLENVTIDMLGTAKRVEITKETTTIVDGAGSQDDIQGRVGQIKAQIEETTSDYDKEKLQERLAKLAGGVAVIRVGGSTEVEVKERKDRVDDALNATRAAVEEGIVAGGGVALLRASNAITVKGANADQDAGIAIVRRALQGPVRTIANNAGAEGSVVVGKILENTSVNFGYNAATDEYGDLVALGVIDPMKVVRTALQDAASVASLLITTEALIVEAPKADAPAMPGGGGMGGMGGMGGMDF, encoded by the coding sequence ATGGCTGCTAAAGAAGTAATCTTCTCCACTGACGCACGCGACAAAATGCTGCGCGGCGTCAACATCCTGGCCAATGCGGTCAAGGTGACACTGGGCCCCAAGGGCCGGAACGTCGTGATCGAAAAGTCGTTCGGTGCTCCACGCATCACCAAGGACGGCGTCACGGTTGCCAAGGAAATCGAACTGGAAGACAAGTTCGAGAACCTGGGCGCACAGTTGCTGCGTTCGGTTGCTTCCAAGACCAATGATATCGCCGGCGACGGCACCACCACCGCAACCGTTCTCGGTCAGGCCATTGTTGTTGAAGGCGTCAAGGCAGTTGCCGCCGGCTTCAATCCAATGGATCTCAAGCGCGGTATCGATCTGGCCGTGGACGAAGTTGTTGCTTCGCTCAAGTCCAGCGCCAAGAAGATCACATCTTCGGCTGAAGTTGCCCAGGTCGGCACCATCTCGGCAAATGGCGAAAAGGCCATTGGCGACATGATCGCTGAAGCCATGCAGAAGGTCGGCAATGAGGGTGTTATCACCGTCGAAGAAGCCAAGACCGCTGAGACCGAACTCGATGTCGTTGAAGGCATGCAGTTCGATCGGGGCTACCTGTCGCCTTACTTCGTGACCAATGCAGAGAAGATGACTGCGGTTCTGGACGATCCGCTGATCCTGCTGCACGAAAAGAAGCTCGGCAACCTGCAGGCTATCCTGCCGATCCTGGAATCGGTTGTTCAGTCGCAGCGTCCTCTGCTGATCATTGCTGAAGACATCGAAGGCGAAGCTCTTGCGACCCTGGTCGTCAACCGTCTGCGCGGCGGCCTCAAGGTAGCAGCCGTCAAGGCTCCTGGCTTCGGCGATCGCCGCAAGGCCATGCTCGAAGACATCGCCATCCTGACCGGTGGCCAGGTGATCTCGGAAGACCTCGGCATCAAGCTGGAAAACGTGACCATCGACATGCTGGGCACTGCCAAGCGCGTTGAGATCACCAAGGAAACCACCACCATCGTTGATGGCGCCGGTTCCCAGGATGACATCCAGGGCCGCGTTGGCCAGATCAAGGCGCAGATCGAAGAAACCACTTCGGACTACGACAAGGAAAAGCTGCAGGAACGTCTGGCCAAGCTGGCCGGCGGCGTTGCCGTGATCCGCGTTGGTGGTTCGACTGAAGTGGAAGTCAAGGAGCGCAAGGATCGCGTCGACGACGCTCTGAACGCTACCCGCGCTGCCGTTGAAGAAGGTATTGTTGCTGGCGGCGGTGTCGCTCTGCTGCGTGCTTCGAACGCCATCACCGTCAAGGGTGCCAATGCTGATCAGGACGCTGGTATTGCCATCGTTCGTCGCGCTCTGCAGGGCCCTGTCCGTACCATCGCCAACAATGCTGGCGCTGAAGGTTCGGTCGTTGTCGGCAAGATCCTCGAAAACACCTCGGTCAACTTCGGCTACAACGCCGCGACCGACGAGTACGGCGATCTGGTTGCGCTGGGCGTGATCGATCCAATGAAGGTGGTTCGTACTGCCCTGCAGGATGCCGCTTCGGTTGCTTCGCTGCTGATCACCACTGAAGCCCTCATCGTCGAGGCTCCCAAGGCTGACGCACCGGCCATGCCCGGCGGCGGCGGCATGGGCGGCATGGGCGGCATGGGTGGTATGGACTTCTAA
- a CDS encoding TSUP family transporter, whose amino-acid sequence MLDPLVLLALAGVGLLAGFVDAIAGGGGMIALPALLSAGLPPVAALATNKLQSVFGTGMAAFTYWRRGFINLPALIPAIALTYAGSFCGALIVKQIDTSLLNIAVPIALIGIALYFLFAPNLSDVDKAARLPFHRFVPLLGFAVGFYDGIFGPGTGSFFTIGFVMLFGLGLTRASGNTKILNVTSNLAALTIFITAGDVVWPAALAMAAGQLLGGYIGARTGIRFGARLIRPLVVVVSIALALRLLFFR is encoded by the coding sequence ATGCTCGATCCTCTGGTTCTGCTGGCACTGGCTGGCGTCGGTCTGCTGGCCGGTTTTGTTGATGCCATAGCAGGCGGCGGCGGCATGATAGCGCTGCCGGCCTTGCTGTCTGCAGGTCTGCCACCTGTCGCCGCCCTGGCCACTAATAAGCTGCAATCGGTGTTCGGCACCGGGATGGCAGCGTTCACCTATTGGCGCCGTGGCTTCATCAATCTGCCAGCGCTGATCCCCGCCATTGCGCTGACCTATGCCGGCAGCTTCTGCGGGGCGCTGATCGTCAAGCAGATCGACACCAGCCTGCTCAACATCGCCGTGCCGATCGCCCTGATTGGTATTGCGCTGTATTTCCTCTTCGCGCCCAACCTGTCCGACGTCGACAAGGCGGCGCGTCTGCCGTTCCATCGGTTTGTCCCGCTACTGGGCTTCGCTGTCGGGTTCTATGACGGCATCTTCGGACCGGGGACCGGCTCGTTCTTCACCATCGGCTTCGTAATGCTGTTCGGTCTCGGGCTTACCAGAGCCTCAGGCAATACCAAGATCCTCAATGTCACCTCAAATCTGGCGGCCCTGACGATTTTCATCACTGCGGGCGATGTCGTCTGGCCTGCCGCTCTGGCCATGGCGGCAGGCCAATTGCTGGGTGGCTACATTGGTGCGCGCACAGGTATTCGCTTCGGCGCCCGGTTGATCCGGCCACTGGTCGTTGTGGTCTCGATCGCCCTGGCCCTGCGCCTGCTGTTCTTCCGCTAG
- a CDS encoding glycosyltransferase family 2 protein, with the protein MAKQLELTILMPCLNEAETLAICIAKASSFLQSSGIKGEVLIADNGSTDGSRKIAEAAGAVVVPIEERGYGAALAGGINAARGRYIIMGDADDSYDFSRLDAFVAQLRDGADLVMGNRFAGGVAPGAMPWHHRYIGNPVLSALGRLLFRTPIRDFHCGLRGFSRAAVLNLNLRTTGMEFASEMVVKATLARLDVREVPTTLAKDGRSRPPHLRSFRDGWRHLRFLLLFSPRWLFLYPGIALLCLGLLVGAILLPGPLRLGGVSFDVHTFLVAALCIIVGLQSISFAVIGRRFASRYGFIPRSGSYDRLLEGLTLERTLLVAVLLMMIGFAALVWGVGEWAVRDFGPLNPSRTMRPVILAMTALVSGFQLMMSGFMSSMINIPIYERRVAEVPTPDDPMQRRRELDRT; encoded by the coding sequence TTGGCGAAGCAACTTGAGCTGACCATACTGATGCCGTGCCTGAATGAGGCAGAGACCTTGGCGATTTGCATCGCCAAGGCGAGCAGCTTTCTGCAGTCATCCGGCATCAAGGGTGAGGTGCTGATCGCCGACAATGGCTCCACAGACGGATCGCGCAAGATTGCTGAAGCGGCAGGTGCTGTCGTTGTCCCCATCGAGGAGCGCGGCTACGGCGCCGCTCTTGCCGGAGGCATCAACGCCGCACGCGGCCGCTACATCATCATGGGCGACGCTGACGACAGCTACGACTTTTCCCGCCTTGATGCCTTCGTTGCCCAACTGCGCGACGGGGCAGATCTGGTCATGGGCAACCGATTTGCAGGCGGTGTCGCGCCTGGCGCCATGCCATGGCATCATCGTTACATTGGCAATCCGGTCCTGAGCGCACTGGGTCGGCTGCTGTTCCGGACCCCGATCCGCGATTTTCATTGCGGCTTGCGCGGTTTTTCGCGCGCCGCAGTGCTGAACCTCAACCTGCGTACCACCGGCATGGAGTTCGCCTCCGAAATGGTGGTGAAAGCGACGCTGGCACGCCTTGATGTGCGCGAAGTACCCACCACCCTGGCCAAGGATGGTCGTTCCCGACCTCCCCATTTGCGGTCTTTCCGCGACGGCTGGCGCCATTTGCGCTTTCTGCTGCTGTTCTCACCGCGCTGGCTGTTTCTCTATCCCGGCATTGCCCTGTTGTGCCTGGGCCTGCTAGTCGGTGCCATTCTGCTGCCCGGTCCTTTGCGCCTGGGCGGCGTCAGTTTCGATGTCCACACATTCCTCGTGGCAGCGCTCTGTATCATTGTGGGGCTGCAGTCTATTTCCTTTGCTGTGATTGGCCGTCGCTTTGCCTCGCGCTACGGTTTTATACCGCGATCAGGCAGTTACGACCGCCTGCTTGAGGGGCTGACCCTAGAGCGTACTCTGCTCGTTGCGGTGTTGCTCATGATGATCGGTTTTGCCGCTCTGGTCTGGGGGGTTGGAGAATGGGCCGTGCGCGATTTCGGCCCACTCAATCCGAGCAGGACCATGCGCCCGGTTATCCTTGCCATGACGGCACTGGTGTCGGGCTTCCAACTGATGATGAGTGGCTTCATGTCCTCCATGATCAATATCCCCATCTATGAGCGGCGCGTCGCCGAGGTGCCAACGCCTGACGACCCGATGCAGCGCCGGCGCGAACTGGATCGGACCTGA